Genomic segment of Geminocystis herdmanii PCC 6308:
TAGTGGAAATCTTTTTCCTGTAGGGTGTCGATAATAGTGGGAATTAAAAAGCCAGTAAGGGTAAAGGTACTATCATGTTTTGGATCACATCCAATCTGTAATACTTTTTTACCTCTTTTTGCCAAGGCTGTGGAGATGTTGCAACTGGTGGTTGATTTGCCGATACCGCCTTTTCCGTAAACTGCTAATGTCAAAGTCATGTTTTTATGATTCCTGATTTATTTGCACTGATTGCATTATTGACTAATTTTTCGGAAATGAAAAGGGGTACAAGTTTTAGTTTGGGTAGTAAATAGACGAAAATTTGAGTATAATTTCATTTAATTTATTTAATTAACTCTAATTGTTGTTCAAGATTAAATTTGACTAATTTTAAAATTTTGCTAATCAATAAACTATAATTTTGTATAAAAGCAAAAAAAGGTAACAATATCTTTACATAAACCAGAAAAACCTTATTTAATAAGGCTTTCTGATGTTCAAGAGTTCGATCGAACTTGAGTAATTATACTTAAAGAATTGGCAAAATTAGCAATATATCTGGGTGAAAAAAGATGATTGTTAATATTTACAACAATTTTTGATTAGTAAAGAAAAATAAGTATAAATACTCAGAAAAAATATTGGGTTTTAAATTTGAATCACCTTATAAACCGTTGTACCATTTTGGTAGAAAGTTTGATAATAGATACCAGCACAATCATAATATTGAGTATTTCCCATTTGAGTCACGGTGCATCCATCGGGGAGATAACTGACGACAGCACCCACAGGAGGAGAAATAATGACATAGTTTCCGTTACTAGGTTGCATATAAACTCCATCGGAATAGATATAAGAAGTTGAGCCAATATAAATAGTATCGTAATAGGGAGGCGGAGTCGCAACACTCGCACCAATAGCTAATCCAGCAGTTAAGCCCACTGCCGCAGTCCAAGCACCCCAACCGGGAGGAGCATAGTAGCCTCCACCGTACCAACCACCACCACGCCAGTTATCATTGACAAAATCCTGACGGTTATCTTGGCGATTTCCTGCATTATTTTGACGATTATCTTGGCGATTCCCTGCATTATCTTGACGATTACCTTGATTAGTTTGACGGTTATCTTGACGATCGCCTTGAGCATTACTACGGTTAGTTTGTCTTTCTCCTTGATTAGTCTGACGATCGCCTTGAGCATCACTACGGTTAGTTTGTCTTTCTCCCTGATTAGTCTGACGATTACCTTGAGCATCACTACGGTTAGTTTGTCGTTGCCCTTGATTACCCTGACGACTGGAAGAATTACTAAAGTTGCCTCTATTTTGTAAACTGGTACTACTATTTACCCGTTGAGATGCACCACCACCTCTTGCACCGCTCGATCGATTGACACTGCTGGTTCTTGCACCTCCTCCACCTCTTGCACCGCCACCCCGTCCACCACGTCCTGCGTAGGCGACATCGGAGAAAATAGCTAAGATAGTGAGTAACACGGTGAAAGTAAAAATAAAGGGTTTTTTGGATAAGTTTTTCATGATGAACTCCTGTAAAATAAGTTTTTAATACGAAGGGTTTATTTAAGGTGAGGGGGGTAAGATTTCAATTCTGACGTTATCCTTTTTTGGGGTGAAAGTAAAAATATCTTGAGAAAATGAGGGTTTAAAGTTCCAATTAGAGAATAACACCGTATATTGAGGGGCATTCGGTAGATTTTTATAGGTGATGATGGCTTTTTTGATTAAAGGAGGATTATCTTGACTAATCCATAATTGTCCATCCCAATCATCGGTAACGAGAAGTAAGTGATCTGTTTCGACTCGATTAACCAAGTTACTCCCAATGTATAAAGGTTCTTCTATTATATCATCAAGGACACGACAAGGATTACTGGTAAATAAGTTCGACATGGCAATAGTGAAACCATAGTTTTGTTCGATCGAACTCACCATGTCATCAATAGTTGTGGGTGCTTCTTTGGTAGCAAAAACATTGAGAAGGGGAGAAAATAAGGTAAAAGATTTACCATCATAATAAAAACTTCTTTTTTCCTGATCTCCGATGGTATCCACTCTGAGCAAATTAGGTCTTTGTAGGGATACTTGTTTATAACCGCTATATTGAACTTTTGAGCCTGATGCTAAAACGTTGTCATAGGTGACATCCATTTCTACACTAAAGGATTGTTGACTCTTGAGAAAATCGCAGACTTGGTTTAATAATTCATCTGTGGTTATGGGAGATGTTTCTGTATTGGGGACATTTTGAGCTTGTATTTTTGATGCTACACCAAAGGTGGAAGTTACACAAAAAGCAAGAGTTAATAAAATTTTTGAATAGTTCATATATTTGACATTGTAATTAATAAAAATGAATTTTTGATGATTATTTGTAAGATGGACATCGCCCACCATCAGAGGATTTTGAGGTTTTGGTGGGCAATGCCCACTATGTCGTATTTGAGTCTTCCTTGAGCCATGCTCCTATTAATTCATAACCGAGAATCAAGATTACAGGACCTACAAATAAGCCGAGAATGCCATGGGCGATCGTACCGCCAATTACTCCTAATAAAATAACCACGATCGGAACTGGTAGCCCTTTTCCCATTAACATAGGTTTAAGTACATTATCAATCAAAGTAGCTAAAATCATCCAGATGGTGAAAAGTAAAGCCCCTAAAGGGTTCATGGTTGTCCAAGCAAACACGATCGCAGGTAAAACTATTAATCCCGGACCAATTTGAATAATACTTAAAAATAAGGATACTAAAGTTAGTATTCCTGCGGCGGGAATTTTGGCTAAAATTAACCCAAAAGCCACCAATAGAGTTTGTATTACTGCAACGCCGATGACACCACGAGTTACACTGCGTATAGTTGTGGTTGCTAGTTGCATAAATTCTTCCCCTCTGGATGGCGCTAACCTTGAGACAAATAATGTTATGCCTTGGTTTAAACTTTGGGCTTTTAGAATTAATATGACTGCGATAATTATAGAGACAATAAATTTCAGTAATATTAAACCAAGATTGGTGGCTTGTAATAAAAGGGTTTTAGAAAATGCGACAATTTGTGTATGAAATTGACCAATTAATCCTTTCAGGTTTAACGATGCCAGTTGCCAAATCTCATTTAAAGGTTTACCAACGAGGGGTAAATCGGCAATTTTTGGGGATGGAGGAGGTATAACTAAAGTACCTGCTTCAATGCCGTCAACTATGGTTTGAGCATTATGAAACAAAATAGTTGCGATTATACTAATAGGTCCTAGAATAATACCAATACCAACTAACCCTAGGAGTATGGCGGATAACTTTCTACGTCCTCCTAGACGGTTTTTCAGCCACTCAAAAACAGGAAAGAGTGCGATCGACAATACCCCTGCCCAAAGGAAGATGATGATAAACGGACGAATGAGAATAAAGCACCAAGCCAATAAGAAGCCGATGGTAAAAAATCGAATGATTGTATTGATTAGTTTAGAGTTATTTTCCATAAATTTAGCTTACTTATCCTCAATATTTTCATAAAGATTTAAAGTATATTGTAAAAAATTTTCTGCCCGATCAATTTGTAACTGTGCTTCCTCTTTACCTAATGAATTATAGTCTCCATAATCTCCCAAATTTCTCATATTTTGTACCTCTCTTAAATACTTATGATATTGTTGAGGAATTTTTTGAGTTTTAATAAATTCTCTTCCGAATGCTGATATTACTGCTGAATGTTTAGAGAAATAAAGTTCCTCTTGTGCTAGAAAAGCAGACGCAAGATAAAACATTGTATAATAAGCTCTAGCAACCGCAAAGTCATAGAATTTCCCTTCAAATAAATGTTTTGATGCTTCTAAACTTTGTTTTGCTTTAAGAAGAAATTGTTTTTCATTTTCATTCATAATAAAATCCCTTCTTTCTCAATGTTTTTGAATAAAGGATTTTTTCTCGTTTTAAATTGCTCTTGAGATACATAAAAACAGTTAATTTCTATATCATTTTCTAAGGATAAATCAGTTAATTTATCTATATTTTTTTTAATTTCAAGAACAGGGTTAACGGGACGATTTAAAATAACTAAAATATCAATATCCGAATATTGATTAGCCTCTCCCCTAGCTTGAGAACCGAATAAAATTAGGCTTACTAATTCTTCTTTGTAAACGTTTTCAAGTTCTTTTTTAACTTTAGTAATTACATTTTTTATTTTGTCCATAAATTTTAACTATCTAAAACGTTTTTTTCAAAGGTTTTGATCACAATATACAAAATAGGCGCGATCGCTAAACTTAATACTGTAGCCACTAGATAACCGCCAAAACTTACAGTACCGATCGACCAACGACTTAAAGCCCCTGCACCACTTGCCGTCATTAAGGGAATATATCCCACAATACCAGACAGAGAAGTCATCATAATAGGGCGAAAACGAGATTTAGCGGCGGCGATCGAATCTGGTTTAATCATCAGTTACTGAACTTTGAATCTAATTACAATGAACAATCTAGTTATTATGCTTTTTTACTTCACTTCAAAGCCATGAAATCGATGATGAATTTTGACTGGTATCCTACAGACTTATATTTTCAAGGGCAACCAGTAAAAGGATTATCAAGTCTTGATATATTTTCTCAATGTCGGATGCGTTTCAATCAACCCTATAATTCTATGGGTATTTCTAAAAATCTTCTCTATTTACCCCTTGAAAAAAAGTATCACCATAGCAATGATGATGAACAAAATTTATACGAACAAATGAACTTATTTACCCTTCCTGTGGATTTGGTGGATGCTCTTAAATCATTGATTCGCTCTCAATTATTTGGCGGTAATATTCAAATACAAACTATAGCAGATTCGATCGGTATAAGTAAAAGAAGCCTTCAAAGATTTTTAGCGGATAAAGGTTTGAGTTATTCTCATTTAATAGATCAAGTAAGATTTCAGTTAGCAGTGGAATGGTTGAAAGATAAAACTATACCTATTGGTGACATCGCTTTGGAACTTCAGTATAGTGAAGTAAATAATTTTACGAGGGCATTTAAAAGATGGACTGGCTTAACCCCTAGGGAATATCGTCATCGATTGTAACGGGTTTTGATGAGAAAAAACGATCGAAACTTCTCTTAATTGATATGATTGCGATCGAACACCTTGCTTTTGGGGACGCAAACCTTGCGTCCCTACGGATTAATTTGCGCAAGCGGTACATTCTTCTTTAAAAGAATCCCTTTGCACAATCCTGACATAATAAACGGCTTTACAACCTTTCTCCCATGCCATGACTAAGGTATCATAAATGTCTTTTGCTTTTAACGCTCTTTCTCCCTCTTCAGCAAAATATACTCCTTGATTGAGATTAAATAGTAATTCCATTGAGATACCTGTGTCAACCCATTGTTGAATCACAGCGATCGAATTTACTACTATATCTTGATGGAGATTTTTGTTTTCTTGGTAAAACCAGTTTTTATCGTTGATATAGGGGGGGGCAATTGGCACTGTACCTTTAGCCCATTTATCATAGAAAAAGCGACTATAAACAGGTAACACACTGGCAGTGCAACCCTGCACTAAAGATGATGAAGTATTGGGCGCGATCGCAGTAATATGAGAATTACGGATACCAAATTCTTGAATATCTAAGGATAGTTGTAGCCAACGGGGTTTCTCATAGGCGTTTTCTTCAAACCATTCTACGGGTTTACTACCTATTAATAAGCCTTTACTCCAATCGCTACCCTCAAAAGCAGGATAAGCTCCTCTTTCCTTGGATAATTCCATGGAGGCATTGGTGCAATAATAACCAATATCCTCGAATAAGTTACTAATTTCTGCAAGGTTGTTATATCTTAACTCCCGTTTCGCTAACCAATCCGCTAACCCCATAGCACCCACTCCGATGGTACGATAACGGTTATTATGTTCCTTCGCATCGGCAAAAGGTGGTAAAGTAATCTCGATCGTATTATCTAAAATTCTCACCGCTAAAGTACAGATAGATTCCATCTCCTCTTTTTCCAAATTAGCAAGGTTAAGGGAGACTAAATTACAGCAGTGGGCATATTTATCAGGGGTAACATTCGAGAAGGATTCAGTACATAAATTCACTCCCGGAATATAACCATCATGTTTGTTCGGATTAGCTTTATTAATGGCATCCTTGAAAGCAAGATAAGGCATTCCTGTTTCTACCTGCGCCCTCATGATGTGTTTAAATAACTCTCTAGCGTTTACCTTCTTATACAGCTTGATTTTTGTATCTAGGTTAGCTTCAATAATGCCGTAGGCTTTTTCAAATTCTGCCCCCCATAACGGCGGTAAATCAATGCCTAAAGCGTTTTTTACCTCAAAAGGATCAACTAAAGTCCAATCTTGCTTATTTTGCACCCTACGCATAAACTCATCAGGTAAGATAAGTTGCGGGAATACGTCATAAGCCTTACGTCTCTGATCTCCGTTTTCTGTCTGCATTTCCAGAAATTCGGGTACGTCTAAATGCCATATATCTAAACCAACAGTTACAGCCCCGGCACGTCTTCCCCCCTGATTCACTGCTATAGCGGTGTCATTGAGGAGTTTTATCCAAGGTATCACCCCCCCTGAAGCGTTCTTTTTACCCATCACAGAGCTTCCTGTCGCCCTAATTCTGGACACGTTTACCCCTACTCCTCCACCGTTTTTGGAAATTCTAGCAGTATTAGTAATTTCATCAAAAATACTTTCTAAGTTGTCATCAATACTCACAATAAAACAACTTGTTAATGAGCCATTCGGCACTCTCAAGTTAGCTAAAATAGGGGTGGCAAGGGAGATACGGCGAGATGCGATCGACTCATAAAACTTACGAGCATAAGTCAAGCGATTATCGGTATTTTCCACCATTGCCAACAATAACGAGCAAGTTAAATAGGCTTCTTGGGGTAACTCTTGGGGTAAGAGATAACGATTAGTTAATAAAACCGCCCCTGCATAGTCATAATCTAAATCCCAATCGGGGTTAATCCAACTATTGGCAATTTCTAATTCTTCAGGGGTATAGGTTAAAATGCGTCGATCGTACCTACCCTGCTCCACAAAATCCGCTACGGTTTGAGCATAATTACCGTAATTATAGCCTCTGGTGGCAAGGCAATCTTTCCATAAACTCCAGACGTGCAACCTTCCAGCGACATAACGCCAATCTGGTTGATCCAGATCACACATTTCTAAGGCACAATTAATAAGATTATCCTGAATATCCCTCGTGGTGATGCCATCACGCAAACGAGTTTTCAAACCAGATTCGAGGGCGATGGTATTAACATCTTTACCATTACAAGCCCAATCGACTACTTTTCTGATTTTACTAACATCAAGGGGGGCAGATTTACCATTTCTTTTAATCACCTCAATACTTTTGGTTACAGTATCGACACTGTGATTATGATTACTATGACTAACGGTATAGGAGTGGCTAGAGATCGTACTTTGTTGCGTATCCAATAACATTGCTGATTGCCTCGCTTACTTTAAGTATTTCTACTCAAAAAAAATTTACTGCTGTTTGCTTCTTCTCTTTTATACCATATATCTGGGGTAGCCTGTTACCCTCATACACCATATATGGAATTTAGTCAATAAAATTTTTCTGAAAATCTTAACAAAGCAAAAGGGAAAAATTGAGAATTGAAAATTGAGAATGGAGAATTAAGAGAAATTACGAATTAGTTATTAATCAATCACTCATAGTTTAATGAATCATAGTAATCTACTCATCACCTTGAATTTATTGAAGTTTTTTACCTTTACACAAAAGATATTTACCCTTGTTTATCAGAAGTGAGTAATGTTAAAAGTTATCGGGTTTTAACCTTTGTTTTGTGGTAGATGCCTTTTTATTCATTCTCAATTTTCCATTCTCCATTCTCCATTACATTATGGTTTTTAGCCACCAAAAGCCATGGGGAAGGCTAATTTTAAGGCGGCGGTAAGTAATAAATTAACTAAGGATACGGGGAGTAAAAATTTCCAGCCTAAATCTAATAGTTGATCAATTCTGACACGAGGTACAGTCCAACGCAATAAAATGGCAATAAAGACGAGGAAATAGGCTTTTAATACCATCATACTGATACCCAAGGAAGCGGTTATTACTTGAAGCCAAGGGGTGTTTTCACTTACACCTATCCAACCGGCAAGGTTACTTAAAGGAATGGGAAATTCCCAACCACCTAAATACAAGATGGCAAATACCAATGCTGATAGTACTAGGTTAACGTAAGAACCGACATAGAATAAACCGAATTTCATTCCTGCGTATTCTGTTTGATAACCTGCCACTAATTCTTCTTCTGCTTCGGGTAAGTCGAAGGGTAAGCGCTCACATTCGGCTAAGGCGGCTATCCAAAAGATGAGGAAGCCTACGGGTTGTCTCCAAATATTCCAACTTAAAATTCCGTAGCTCGATTGTTGTTCCACGATGTCGATCGTACTTAAACTATTAGACATCATGGCGACGGCTAAAACTGATAAAGCTAGGGGAATTTCATAGCTGATAGACTGTGCCGCCGCGCGTAATCCTCCTAAGAGAGAATATTTATTATTAGAAGCATAACCTGCCATTAATAAACCAATGGGGGTAATACTAGATAAAGAAATCCAGAGAAAAATCCCTACGTTTAAGTCTGTGATAACTAAATTTTGTCCAAAGGGTACGATGAGATAGGACAAAAATACTGGTATTACTACGATGGCAGGACCTAGTGTAAATAATACACTATCAGCTTTCGCAGGGACAATATCTTCTTTAAAAACTAATTTTATACCATCGGCAACGGGTTGCAATACTCCCAAAGGACCAGCGTATTCTGGTCCAATCCGTTGTTGTGCCGCCGCCGAGATTTTTCTTTCTAACCAAACACTAACTAAGACTCCTACGGTAGCACCAATAATCATTAAACCCAAAGGTAAAGGAATCCAAAGGGTTTTCGCTAATTCTTGAGAAAGTCCAAAATCCGTGAGGGAAGTGATAAAACTTCCTTGTAAATCAATACCTGAGTTCATTTTTATCAGTAACTAATAATTGATAATGGATAATTAAGAGTTAATTTTTTCTAAATTATTCCTTTAATAATATAGCAACGTATGAATATGTGAGAATCAACTTTTGGGTTAATTAAAAAATGTAGGGAGTTAAAATTTTAACCAAGAAAAAATATCTGCGATCGAAAGTTTTAAATTATTGATAAAATCAGGTACGGGTAATATATCTTCATCTCGATCGAAATAAGTCACTTTTTGCTGATAATAAGTAAAGATAGTTTTTTGTTGAGGATCAATAATCCATCCTAATTGACAACCTGCTTCAAGACAACGCAGAATTTTTTTAATAATCATACTATGATTTTTTTGATCAGGAGAGAGAATTTCAATAATCCAATCAGGTGCGATCGAAACTACGTTAGCAATATCTCCATTTTCGTCCCTAGGAATATGATCATAAGTTAAAACTACTATATCAGGCACGATCGACTTTCCCCCAAAAGTACATCTCAATTCGGGAAAAGCCAACGCAACTTTTTTGGGTTTAACAACAGAATTAATCGCCGTTACTAACTCACCTTGAATAATACTATGTTTTCCTTGGGGCATAGGTTTTGCAATAATTTGATTATCAATATATTCTTGAGCAGGTTTTTCTTCAGGGAAAGTCAAAAATTCCTCTAAAGTTATGTCGATTTTTTTTTCAGCAATTAACGTCACCATAAAATCTCTGTTATATTTTATCTATCATCATTGTAGCGATAACCAATAGACTTCTCTGGAAAAAATTTTTTTTGTTCGTAGTGAGGGTTTTAACCCTTCTTCCATTAATTTAATTTTCATAATACCTAAGCACTGCTTCCAAAATCAGAGTTAATGGAGATTGCGTTAGATTGCTTCGTGCCTCGCAATGACAAAATATTATTATTCTTTATGGAAAATGGGAAAAGATGATGATAGGGAAATAGATAAATAAACCATTTCCCCGTGAATTGTCTTTCCTATCCTTTACAGCAACGATTAAAAATTAAACGTCGTAGGGTGCTTTACCAGAGAATTTGAGGGTGACAGGCTCAGGATTTTTACCGATACTTCTGTCTTTTTTGCCGTGAAATTCACGACCTTCGTTAACTTTCTCAGGGAATACACCATCAGCAGGATGAAGATATTGGATTTCACCAGTAGGATATACACGGTAAACTTTATAATCTTCAATTTTGGGTTTGAATTTGGTGCGTAATTGAGTGCCTAAAGCCAAACATTGCTCTTTACGGGCAAAATAAAATAAATTTTCCCCTTCATTCATAATAGCGGCGCCACCGGTAGGCATTTCAAAAACCTGCTCACTTTTACTTGTCCAAGTAATAGCATACTTTTCTTCTCTGTCAGCAGCAGAAAGTAAACCGCCGGTGCTACCACCGAATTTAGGCATCTGTCCAGTAAGTTGAATTGTTTCGCTCATAGAGATATTGCTTTTATGGAAATAAATTTACTATCTAGGCAATGCTATCATTCCTATTAACTTTCTTGTGCATCTTTGTTATGAACTGTAACAGTTTGTTACTTTGTGTCTCTTTTTGTATGTTGATTTTGCTCAACAATTACGAGGCGATATTTAATACAGAACAAGTTTTATACAGCATCTTTGACATTACTATTTTCCCCAATTCACCAATTATAGCTAATTAGTTATATAATAATAAGTAGTTAATTTAAACGAGCAATCGCAAAAAAACTGATAAGAAACTAAAAATAATTAAAAAAGTTTTTTGCAAAAGAAATTAATCAACAAACAATTTAAAAATCAAAGATAAAAATTATGTTTAATAATGTAGGAACAGTCGATCGTATCATTCGTTTTATTTTCGCTTCTGTATGTGCCTATTTGGGCTTATTTACCTATAGCGGTTCATCTTTAGGAATTGGTTTAACCATTGGAGCAGGTTTATTAACTTTTAGTGCTTTAGCAAGTACTTGTTTAATGTACGGTTTATTAGGTATTAGTACTAAAAAACCTCTACAAAACTGAGTCTTAAACAAAATAATTATTAAAACATTCTCAAAGGTCATTGTTAGTGGAAAATAGTATTCTAATTGAAAATAATCCATCCATGTCAAGACGACATCTGCTTAATTTTTTTACAGGTACAGCGATTGTCGTAACTGTTGGAGGAGCATTATATCCCGTCGTTAAATTTTTAATTCCTCCTTCTGATGTAGAGAAAGATGGTTCAATTTTAGCGAAAGATATTCATGGTAATTTAATTCCCATAGCTCAAATTTTAGCAGAACCTCCTGAAACAAGAGCTTTAGTGGCAGGATTAGCAGGAGCTTTTAACTGTTAACTAATAGTTTATTATAGTTGTTTATACCTACTCACGGGATAAAGGTTGACATTTTTTTTAAAATATGTTAGCTTTTAATGAAGTCGATAACCAAGACTGTTAAAACTATTTAATTTAAAGATTAAATTAAATAAAAATTAGTTATTATTCAAGATTAATCAATTAATTAGAATAATAAAAGTAGGGTGGGTTACACCCGAATCAACGCTTGTGGACAGTATCAAGCCGACTTGACTGGTAGAAGCAAGAAGTAAACGTCATAGGTAACTATGAGTAAGTTTTATATAACAGAACCAACCTACTTAACCGTCACGGAAGATGGTACTTTAAACCCTTGGGGAATTTTTGATAATTGTACTCACTTGGGGTGTACTTTCCCTTGGAATAACAATGAAGCTCAATTTCAATGTCCTTGTCATGGCTCACGTTATGATGCAAAAGGTGTCGTCTTAAGAGGACCAGCACCCTTGCCATTAAAATTAGCTCATGTCAATGTTGAAGGTGAATATATTAGAATTTCTCCGTGGACAGAAAATGATCCTCGTACGGGGGAAAAACCTTGGTGGGTTTAACTTGGGTGATTTCTAGTCAAGAAAATACCAGTTTTTTGATAAATCTAGGAATTACTCATTATCAAGAAAAATATAGAGTTGTGAGATTTCTTAATAAGCTCGATCGGGACAGAATATTATTATTAGTAAGTCCTAAAATCTTCTTTTTATCAAAATATTGAAAATTTGATTTAATATCTTACTATGAGCAAATTAATATCTGTCTTGTTTTTAAGTCTTTGGTTATATGGTTGCAGTCATTTAGAAGTAAATCCTGTAATTGCTTTTGTTACTCCTAATCAAGATATGGGACAAATACAACTAATTGACGAAAAAAATTCTGATTCTACCCTTGAGTTAGTTTATCAAAATTTAGCCTTGCCTTCGGTTAAAGATTTTCTTCATTCTATTCCAGCAGATTATTACACGGTTAAACAAATTAATGCTCTGAAAGTTTTAACCAAAGAAAAACGAGCTTTACTCATTGATGTTAGAGAGAAAAATGAGTATGATTCAGGGCATATAAAAAATGCTATTAATATTCCCATCCGAACATTAACCGATAATCTCCAGCAAATTCCTAAAAATCGCCCTGTCATATTATATTGCTCAACGGGTTATCGTACTGCTTTAGGGGTAATGGCATTACAAATGCTCGGCTATAATAATGTTAAAGGTTTTCCCCCTAGCATTGAAGGATGGAAAGCTGGAGGAGAATTATTAGAATCGACACCCCTCTCACTCAAGACATTTGAGTAGAGATTTAACCGATGGTATCAGTTTTCAAATAAGGCTGTAATACTTCTGGTACTTTAATCGTGCCATCTTTCTGTTGATAATTCTCTAAAATTGCCGCCATAGTGCGCCCCACGGCCAAACCAGAGCCATTCAGAGTGTGTACATATTCAGTACCTCTCTTGCCCTTTTCCTTAAAGCGAATATCCGCCCTTCTAGCTTGGAAATCATGACAATTTGAGCAACTAGAAATTTCACGATAGGTATTAGCAGAAGGCAACCACACTTCTAAGTCATAACATTTAGCGGCACTAAAACCTAAATCTCCAGTACATAATTCTACGACTCGATAGGGTAATTTGAGAGCTTGTAAAATTGCTTCCGCATTGTTTACCATCTTCTCATGTTCTTCGGCACTTGTTTCAGGGCGCACCAATTTAATTAATTCCACTTTGTTAAACTGGTGTAAACGGATTAAACCCCGCATATCTCGCCCGTAGCTTCCTGCTTCTCTGCG
This window contains:
- the psaD gene encoding photosystem I reaction center subunit II PsaD, with protein sequence MSETIQLTGQMPKFGGSTGGLLSAADREEKYAITWTSKSEQVFEMPTGGAAIMNEGENLFYFARKEQCLALGTQLRTKFKPKIEDYKVYRVYPTGEIQYLHPADGVFPEKVNEGREFHGKKDRSIGKNPEPVTLKFSGKAPYDV
- the petC gene encoding cytochrome b6-f complex iron-sulfur subunit, whose product is MSKFYITEPTYLTVTEDGTLNPWGIFDNCTHLGCTFPWNNNEAQFQCPCHGSRYDAKGVVLRGPAPLPLKLAHVNVEGEYIRISPWTENDPRTGEKPWWV
- a CDS encoding Uma2 family endonuclease — translated: MVTLIAEKKIDITLEEFLTFPEEKPAQEYIDNQIIAKPMPQGKHSIIQGELVTAINSVVKPKKVALAFPELRCTFGGKSIVPDIVVLTYDHIPRDENGDIANVVSIAPDWIIEILSPDQKNHSMIIKKILRCLEAGCQLGWIIDPQQKTIFTYYQQKVTYFDRDEDILPVPDFINNLKLSIADIFSWLKF
- the nuoH gene encoding NADH-quinone oxidoreductase subunit NuoH → MNSGIDLQGSFITSLTDFGLSQELAKTLWIPLPLGLMIIGATVGVLVSVWLERKISAAAQQRIGPEYAGPLGVLQPVADGIKLVFKEDIVPAKADSVLFTLGPAIVVIPVFLSYLIVPFGQNLVITDLNVGIFLWISLSSITPIGLLMAGYASNNKYSLLGGLRAAAQSISYEIPLALSVLAVAMMSNSLSTIDIVEQQSSYGILSWNIWRQPVGFLIFWIAALAECERLPFDLPEAEEELVAGYQTEYAGMKFGLFYVGSYVNLVLSALVFAILYLGGWEFPIPLSNLAGWIGVSENTPWLQVITASLGISMMVLKAYFLVFIAILLRWTVPRVRIDQLLDLGWKFLLPVSLVNLLLTAALKLAFPMAFGG
- a CDS encoding rhodanese-like domain-containing protein is translated as MSKLISVLFLSLWLYGCSHLEVNPVIAFVTPNQDMGQIQLIDEKNSDSTLELVYQNLALPSVKDFLHSIPADYYTVKQINALKVLTKEKRALLIDVREKNEYDSGHIKNAINIPIRTLTDNLQQIPKNRPVILYCSTGYRTALGVMALQMLGYNNVKGFPPSIEGWKAGGELLESTPLSLKTFE
- a CDS encoding YgaP family membrane protein, which codes for MFNNVGTVDRIIRFIFASVCAYLGLFTYSGSSLGIGLTIGAGLLTFSALASTCLMYGLLGISTKKPLQN